The window GCACGATGGTGGCGCCTTCTTCGATCGCGACTTCGAAATCATCCGTCATACCCATCGAAAGCTCGGCGAGGCGCAATCCGCTGCGCGCGGCGAGAGTATCGCGCATTTCGCGCAGGCGCGAGAAGTACCGCCGGGAGTGCTCGGCGCGTGGCGCCGGCGGCGGTATCGCCATCAGCCCAGCGACCTGAACCTGGTCGCGGATTTCCGCGACCAGCCGCTCGGCATCGCCCGGCGGGATTCCGCGCTTGCTCGTCTCACCGCCGAGATTGATTTCGAGCAGTACGCGGATTGGGGGTATGGGGTGCACTTTGTGCAATGCCTGCGCGAGCCGCTTGCTATCAAGGCTGTGAATCAGTTCGAACATCGAGGCGGCGGGTCGCGCCTTGTTGCTTTGCAGGTGGCCAATCAGGTGCCATCGAAGGTCGGCTAAGTCCTGAAGCCTGGTCCGCTTGGCCATGGCTTCCTGCACGTAGTTTTCACCGAAGTGTCGCGCCCCAGCGCGATAGGCGGCGACAATCGCTTCCGGATGCTGGGTTTTGCTGGCAAGGACCAGACAGATAGCGCCCGGATCCCGCGGCGATCGTCGAGCTGCTGCGGAGATGCGATCGTTCACTTCGGCAAGTCGGCGCCCGATTTCATGCTCTGACAACATCAGGTGGGACTGGCGACTCCACATCGCTGCAGCGCGGCCAGAACCTTCTCCACAGGAAGCCCCATCACGTTGTCGCGGGATCCGTTGACTCTAGATATGAAGCTTCCCCCGATGCCCTGAATTCCATATGCGCCGGCCTTGTCGAATGGCTCGCCACTGGCGATATAGTCGCGGATTTCCGTCTCGGACAAGGGACGAAAAAAAACCTCGCTCTCCACTGCTTCGCTTTCGACGAGGCGCCTGTCGTGGGCAACCGCGAAAGCGGTTATGACCACGTGCCGGCGGCCGGCGAGAAGAGTCAACATGCGCTGCGCGTCAGCGGCGTCGACGGGTTTCTCGAGGATTTCGGCCTCGCATTCCACCACGGTGTCCGCGCCCAGGACGATAAAATCGGGATGACGGCGCGCAACTGCCAGGGCTTTAGTTTGTGCCATCCGTAGCGCGTATTCGCGGGCGTGTTCCTGGGGCTGACGACGTTCTTCGACCCCGCTCTCAGCGAGCTCGAAGCTCAGGCCTGCTGCGCTGAGCAATTGCCGCCGACGCGGCGATGCTGATGCGAGAAT of the Candidatus Binataceae bacterium genome contains:
- a CDS encoding Maf family protein, translated to MSRKLILASASPRRRQLLSAAGLSFELAESGVEERRQPQEHAREYALRMAQTKALAVARRHPDFIVLGADTVVECEAEILEKPVDAADAQRMLTLLAGRRHVVITAFAVAHDRRLVESEAVESEVFFRPLSETEIRDYIASGEPFDKAGAYGIQGIGGSFISRVNGSRDNVMGLPVEKVLAALQRCGVASPT
- a CDS encoding YggS family pyridoxal phosphate-dependent enzyme is translated as MLSEHEIGRRLAEVNDRISAAARRSPRDPGAICLVLASKTQHPEAIVAAYRAGARHFGENYVQEAMAKRTRLQDLADLRWHLIGHLQSNKARPAASMFELIHSLDSKRLAQALHKVHPIPPIRVLLEINLGGETSKRGIPPGDAERLVAEIRDQVQVAGLMAIPPPAPRAEHSRRYFSRLREMRDTLAARSGLRLAELSMGMTDDFEVAIEEGATIVRVGRAVFGERPR